Within Candidatus Chlorohelix allophototropha, the genomic segment GCCGCCGCTCGCACATCGCCATGCATCAGAGTTATATCTGCCGCTTCCATAGCAATATCGGTGCCGATACCAATCGCCATCCCCACATCCGCTTGCGCCAGTGCGGGGGCATCGTTAATACCGTCCCCCACCATCGCTACAGTTTTGCCCTCTGCCTGAAGCTTTTTAACCATAGCAGCTTTTTCTTCAGGGCGAACCTCTGCCAGCACTCGACTGATTCCGGCTTGACGGGCTATCGCTTCGGCGGTGCGGCGGTTATCCCCGGTCATCATCACCGGCTCGATACCCAGCGCTATAAGTTCGGCGATCGCGGCGGCGCTGCCCGGTTTTATTGGTATCGGCTACTGCCACTAACCCGACCAGTTCCTCTTCCACCGCCACCAGCATTACGGTTTTGCCCTCTCCTTCCAGCCGAACCATTTGTTCTTCGGCTTTAGCAGAGATTGTAATTTGGTTTTGTGACATCAAACGGCGAGTACCGACCAGCACCTTACGTCCCACTACTTCCCCGCTGATGCCTGCACCGGTATAGCTCTGGAATTTCTGAGGTTGCTCCTGCGGGTCGTCCAGATATAAGCCCCGGTTTCTGGCTCCTTTTACTATTGCTTCTCCCAACGGGTGTTCGCTGGCTTTTTCTACCAGCACGGCAAACTTCAAAACGGCGGTTTCATCCAGCCCACTCAGGCTGCCCACCTCAGTGATTTCGGGTTTGCCCCTCGTAAGGGTTCCGGTTTTATCCAGAAGGATGGCTTTGATACTTCTGGCACGCTCCAGGCTTTCGCCCCCTTTAATAAGAATGCCTTGTTCCGCGCCGACTCCAGTGCCTACTATAATGGCGGTGGGAGTGGCTAACCCCAAAGCGCAAGGGCAGGCTACCACCAGTACCGCAACTGCCGGTAAAAGCGCTTCCTGAAAGGAATGACCGGTTAAGAGCCAGCCCACAAAACTCAGCAAGGCAATCCCGATGATTACCGGCACAAAGATACCGCTAATGGTATCGGCTAACCGCTGCACGGGGGCTTTTGAGCCTTGCGCCTGCTCTACCAACCGGATTATCTGCGACAGGACGGTTTCTTTGCCCACGCGAGTGGCTCTAACTCTTAGCAAACCGTTCTGATTTACGGTTGCACCGATCACCGGATTACCCGTTTCTTTTTCAACCGGCAGGCTCTCGCCCGTGACCATACTTTCGTCCACCGCGCTTTGTCCAGACTCCACCACGCCGTCGGTCGGGATTTTCTCACCGGGGCGCACAATCAGTAAATCTTGGGGCACTACCTGAGAGATGGGAATGTCCTGCTCCACTCCATTTCTGAGAACGCGGGCAGTTCTGGGCTGTAAACCCATCAATTTCTTAATCGCTTCGCTGGTACGCCCTTTGGCGACCACTTCCAGAAATTTGCCCAGGTAGATCAGGGTAATAATCAGGGCAGAAGTCTCAAAGTAGGTAATCGCATCTCCTTCGGTGGGACCGGTGGACATCTCACCAGCGGGGGCATAACTATTCCCCAAAACAAGCAACCAAACACTGTAGAGATAGGCAGCGGTGGAACCCATCGAAATCAAAGTGTCCATATTAGCCAAGAAGTGGCGGGCGGTTTTCAATGCACCCCGGTGAAATTCCCAGCCGACAATAGCCCAGACTGGCGTAGTCAGTGCAAATAGCAGCCAATCTCTTATTCTCAGATCGCTAAACCAGCTCATCCCGAGCATATTGATTACAAAAACCGGGATGGTGAGCGCGAAACCCAGAATCAGCAGGTTGCGACGACGGATTATTTCTTTCTGCCGCCTAACGGTGGTACGGTCTGGCTCAGCTTCAGGGGTTGCCACAGGCTCGGTCACGGTGGTCGTTTGAGCCATAACCCTTTTTTCAGGCGAGTCGGCTTCAAGCCCATAAGGTTGTGCCTTATACCCTGCCGCTTCAATTGCCCCGATGATTTCAGCCAGATTAGTCTTGTCAGGTTCAAAAGTAAAAGTGCCGCGTTCGGTGGCAAGGTTAACATTAGCGGCAGATACCCCCTCCACCTTTTTTACTTTCCGTTCGATACGGGTAACACAACTGGCACATGTCATGCCCTCAATTTCAAGCTCGGCGGTGAGTACGCCCGATTCCTTCTCAAGTTGAGTTGAAAGGGTGGTTACAAGCGGTGCTGCTACTATTCTCGGTTCCTCGACTTCCAGAGGGGTAGCTTTATACCCGGCGGCTTCAACTGCCTTAACCAATCCTTCCACGTTGGCAAGTGCCGGATCAAAAGAGACAGTACCCTTTTCGGTGGCAAGGTTGACGTTGGCTTCCAGCACACCTACAACTTTTTTAAGTTTTTTCTCAATTCGCATAACACAACTGGCACAGGTCATACCCTCTAGCTCAAGGGTTATGGTTGCCGTCGGCGTATTAGCATTAATCTCATTTATTGTATTTTGATCAATTGTTTGAGACATTATTTTCCACTTCCTAAAATGGCATGACTAACCGGAAAGCAAGGTGACTCTAATTTAGGACATAGCAAACATAGCTGCTATTCCGGTTGCCCGCTCTACTATTTATTGAAAATCAGTGCTGAAACCTTAGTGTCCGGTCTGCTCAGGCTGAGTTTCGCTCAGATATTTTTCTGGCTCTTTATCGAAAGACTTTTTGCAACCGGGGGCGCAGAAGTAGTAAGGGGTATCATTGTATTCGGATTTAAACTTCGCAGTTTCGGTATCCACGCTCATTTTGCATACCGGGTCAATTGCTTGAGCCATCTCATGATTCCTTTCGTTGTTGGGATTACCCAAATCTGCTTCAGGATTTGGTGTAATGTTTTAGTACATTAAGCACTTCGCTGATCTTTTCAGCGCCGTTCCCTTGCTTTATCAGGCAGTCTTTACCGCGCTGACTTTATAACCCACCCCGGAGATGGTGGCTATTATTTTCTGCTCATTCACTTGCTGTTCATCGTATTCCACCTCCGCCTGCTGGCGAGCATAGCTGGTTCTGGCACGGCGAATGCCAGATAGTTCCTCCAACTCCTCGTCAATGAGTAGGGCGCAACTGGCACAGTGCATCCCTTCGATTTGAAATAGCTTCTTAGCCATATACACAACTTTCTTAATCTTAAACTACCGTGATAGTGCCGGAGTACATTCCCATACTACAGGTGTATCGAATGGTGCCGGGCTGTTGCGCCGGTATCTCAACTACCGTTTGTCCGGTGGTAGGCAACACCTTCCGAATGCCAAATTTGTTCAGGGTAAAGGAGCGAACACAGCCTTGCGTATTCTGGGTGATCAGGTTAAGCCGGATGGGTTGACCGCTTTTAACCTGGACATTACCGGGAAGGTAGGCGCTGCTGGTGACTTTTATGGTAACTTCCTGTGCATCAATACTTCCTGTGCCGGGAGAGGTCGCGGGTAAAACAGCAGTAGCAACACCTCCCTCTGAAGTATCTGAGAAAGCGTTGGCTATCGTATTTAGGCTTACCGGAAAGTCCAACAGATTGAGGGAGGTGTTGAGGGAAATTATTGAGAGTAAAATCAAGGAGAAAGCGGCAATTTTCATGAAACGAGCATGCATTAGTGCGCCTAGCCGGGTGGCAAAATAGCCCAATGTAAAAAAGAGCGGGGAGGTACCCAGCACAAAGCCGCCCATTATAAGTGCGCCGGAGAGTGGATTGCCTGTGCCGATGGCTAACGCTTCCATTGCAATAGTAGTGCCACAAGGAATCAGGATAGTCAGGAAACCAAGAAAGGCGGGGGCAAAATAATCCTCACTTTTGCTATACCGCCTGAGATACTTTAGCGCGCGCCGGGGCGGTTGGATGGCGAAATAACGAAAGATGGGGTGAACCTGTAATAGGTTCAGGGCGGTTGCCAGCATAAAAAGCCCCACGAATAAATTGATCACGCCCTGATCGGTGGTGGTAATGGTAAACAATGAACCCGACCAGCCCAGCAGTAATCCCAGCAGGGTATAGACCAACAGTTTGGCTCCAAGAAACACTATGATTGGCAGCGCCTGATTCCCTTGCCCAGTAGCAAGGCTCTGGCGAGACTCTTCGCGTCGGGCGATTAGCGTGGCTAATAATCCACCCTGTACTGCCATGCAACTAAGCCCTCCGGTGGTCAGTCCTGTGAGGAACACAATCAACAGGCTGCCTGCTCCGGTAAAATCGGTGACATTCCCGATGTTTAGCGCCGAAGGAATCAGTAAAAGACCGACACATAAGGTTGCCAGAAAACCCAGCAGCCCATAGGGAATCGGCTTAGGCTGATCTTGCACAACTGGTTGAGGAGTTGAAATTCGAGCCTGCTTTACCACGCCCACGCCAGTAGCAGTAACGTGGTTTGCTTTTAAGGCTGAAACAGTTTTCTGGGAGTTTTTTCTACGCTTGCTCATAATTTTTACGCTTATGTTCCTTCCGGGAATTTCGGGAAGTTGCTCTAATCGGGAATAAATTTCAAATATTTCAAAATTAGCATAAAGCCTTTCAGCGCATAAAACCTGATGATTAGCTGAGGATTTGTAAAGGAAAAAGTGGAATCCGGTTATTGCATTCCTCGCATACATACTTAAGTCTATTTTCATGGTAGCTCTAATTTCGTTGACTAGATATTTACCAGCTTTAACTGACTTGTTCACCGGGAACTTTTAGATTATAGCGAAGATGCTGTTCTTATAATCATCTTTGACCTATTGATAGACAATCTAGGTAATCGAGTTTTAATTAGTATGGAACATTTGCTTGTAATAGATGATGATCCCGCCGTTACCAGCCTACTCAGACGAGGTTTTTCCTACGAAGGTTTTTCTGTGGCTACGGCGGCAAGAGGAGAAGCGGGGTTAACAAGCGCCAAGGAAGAAACCCCCGACTTGGTAATACTCGATATGATGATGCCCGGTATTGGTGGGCTGGAAGTCTTAAAGCGGTTAAAAGCCAGCTACCCAAAACTCCCCGTAATTCTCTTGACCGCTAAAGATGCAACTGTAGATCAGGTACAAGGTTTTGAGTCTGGCGCGGACGATTATGTAGTAAAACCCTTCACCTTTGAGATTTTGCTGGCTAGAGTAAGGGTGTTGCTACGTCGCCATCATCCAGAAAAATCCGTGCTATTGAAGTTCGCCGATCTGGTGCTGGATGCGAACGAGCATCAAGTTCACCGTAGTAAACGCCAGATAGCCCTTACCGGACTGGAGTTCAAATTGTTGCAATTATTTCTGGAACATCCCCGCCAGGTACTTTCCAAAGATGTTTTATTGGATAAGGTCTGGGGCTATGACTTCGGAGGTAACGCCAATGTAGTCGAAGTATATGTGATGCAACTTCGCCAAAAGCTAGAAGAAAAATCGGAACCGCGCTTGATCCACACCGTTCGCGGCGCTGGTTACATCTTGAAGGAGGAGTAAGCCTTGTCAATACGGTTGAGGTTGGCGCTCTACTGTGCCGGGATATGCGCGGTTGTAGTGATATTGGTCGGGCTGGTGGCTTACTCTCTGCATGCACGCGGTCATTACGATGAGCTTGACCGACTGCTCGTAGCCAATGCCGAGCATGCCGCTGCTGACTCGATGAATTTCGATCATCCTCTGGGCGGTGCAGATGGCACAGGGGTAGGACTGCTATTATATAATCTTGAAGGCAAAGTGGAGTTAAGTTCACCCGACGCTGAACTATTCCCCACCCTTAGCCCAATCAAGGTTTTAGCCTCCCCTGCGGGTGCTGCTTTCGATCCAGTAGCCGGGCTAGCCCCATCGTTATCGGGTTCCCTTTCCCAACATGGCGGTTTTGGTCTTATTTCCACACCCAACCAACGCTGGAGGGTATATGTGTTACCACTGGAAGACTCTACCAGTTATATCGAGACAGTCACTTCTTTGGGTAAACTAGACGCTTCTATGCAAACCTTTCGGTTGATTTTGCTGTTTGTAGGCTTACTGGGTGTTAGCGCTGCTCTCATTGGGGCAAGGCTACTCGCCGGTAGAGCACTCCAGCCGGTCTCGAAAATGATTCAGGCTGCCCAGACCATCTCTCATTCCCGAGATTTTTCGCATCGGCTGGAAGTGCCACTGACCACCGATGAACTTGGTAGGTTGGCTGATACTTTTAATGAAATGCTCCAAAACCTGGAAGGGGCTTATCAGGCACAGCAGCGCTTTGTCTCAGATGCTTCTCATGAATTGCGTGCGCCGCTTACTGCTATACAAGGAAACCTTGAGTTACTCCGACGACAGCGGTATATGTCGGAAGAGGAAAGGGAAGAAGCCTTCTCAGAAGCGGAGCGCGAAACAGAAAGACTGACTCGACTGGTAGCGGACTTATTGGTGTTGGCTAGGGCTGATTCCGGCTCCCAGGTGCGCCATGGTACGGTTGATTTGGATGAAGTAGTATTGGAAGCATTTAAGGAAGCCCGGAAGTTGGCGTATGGGCACAGCCTTACGCTTGAAGAATTGGAACCAGTTCAGCTTGAAGGAGACCGTGACCGCTTAAAACAGCTTGTTCTAATACTCTTGGACAACGCCCTTAAATATACTCCTGAAAGTGGCGCGGTTATCCTAAGTTTAGAAAACTTAGAGGGGCAAGCAAACTTGACAGTTAGAGATAACGGGGTGGGTATTGCCGAACAAGAACTCGCTCATGTTTTTGAGCGCTTTTATCGAGCCGACCCTGCCAGAGGTCGAGACCCTGGCGGCACTGGACTTGGGCTACCCATCGCTCGTTGGGTTGTGCAGCAGCACAGTGGTACTATTACGTTGACTAGCGTTCTAGAGCAGGGAACCACAGTGCTAGTAGCCCTGCCTGTTAAAGTTGCTACACCATTGGCAACTTCCTAAACCTATCTTCAAGTTATTCTCAGCTTGATAAACAGAAAGTGATCGTACCAACGATCTGAAGTGAAACAACTGACAATGACTGGGTACGAAGTAATTAGCGTTTTTTCATTGTAACAGTTCAGACCAGAAATTTGGGAAGAAGCGGTTGTCCACAAAAAGAGTTAAGGAGCGCAACCAACAAGTTTTGGCCCTGCTTTTTCATGGTGGAAAGATAGCCTCTAATCCGACAAAAGTAACTGGCACCCGCCTGACTGCGAAAACAACCTGAAACCTTTTGTTGCACTTTAACCATTCGAATATCGCGCTTGCTCAAGCACCATTCCCTCTCATGTCCATTGCCCCGCATTTCGCCGCCCCATGTGGTTACAGCCCTACCCCAACCGCCCGGCTCAAAGCCAGCTTCTTTAGTATTGGCATAGCCAGCCTGACACGTACCGCATGGATACTCCCGCGCCTCCGCTCCCCCCCTTGCGCCGCCCATTCCCATTCTGTTGGCAGCCGTATCTCCACATTTTTCGGTACCATTTGCAGCTTCTCCTAGCCTTATACTTTTTCCAGCCGGAAGTATTCCCCTAGGAATTATAATTGTAAGTAGGACATACAAATATCTGTTTAGTC encodes:
- a CDS encoding heavy-metal-associated domain-containing protein, with product MAKKLFQIEGMHCASCALLIDEELEELSGIRRARTSYARQQAEVEYDEQQVNEQKIIATISGVGYKVSAVKTA
- a CDS encoding YHS domain-containing protein, producing the protein MAQAIDPVCKMSVDTETAKFKSEYNDTPYYFCAPGCKKSFDKEPEKYLSETQPEQTGH
- a CDS encoding sulfite exporter TauE/SafE family protein, with the protein product MSKRRKNSQKTVSALKANHVTATGVGVVKQARISTPQPVVQDQPKPIPYGLLGFLATLCVGLLLIPSALNIGNVTDFTGAGSLLIVFLTGLTTGGLSCMAVQGGLLATLIARREESRQSLATGQGNQALPIIVFLGAKLLVYTLLGLLLGWSGSLFTITTTDQGVINLFVGLFMLATALNLLQVHPIFRYFAIQPPRRALKYLRRYSKSEDYFAPAFLGFLTILIPCGTTIAMEALAIGTGNPLSGALIMGGFVLGTSPLFFTLGYFATRLGALMHARFMKIAAFSLILLSIISLNTSLNLLDFPVSLNTIANAFSDTSEGGVATAVLPATSPGTGSIDAQEVTIKVTSSAYLPGNVQVKSGQPIRLNLITQNTQGCVRSFTLNKFGIRKVLPTTGQTVVEIPAQQPGTIRYTCSMGMYSGTITVV
- a CDS encoding sensor histidine kinase; amino-acid sequence: MSIRLRLALYCAGICAVVVILVGLVAYSLHARGHYDELDRLLVANAEHAAADSMNFDHPLGGADGTGVGLLLYNLEGKVELSSPDAELFPTLSPIKVLASPAGAAFDPVAGLAPSLSGSLSQHGGFGLISTPNQRWRVYVLPLEDSTSYIETVTSLGKLDASMQTFRLILLFVGLLGVSAALIGARLLAGRALQPVSKMIQAAQTISHSRDFSHRLEVPLTTDELGRLADTFNEMLQNLEGAYQAQQRFVSDASHELRAPLTAIQGNLELLRRQRYMSEEEREEAFSEAERETERLTRLVADLLVLARADSGSQVRHGTVDLDEVVLEAFKEARKLAYGHSLTLEELEPVQLEGDRDRLKQLVLILLDNALKYTPESGAVILSLENLEGQANLTVRDNGVGIAEQELAHVFERFYRADPARGRDPGGTGLGLPIARWVVQQHSGTITLTSVLEQGTTVLVALPVKVATPLATS
- a CDS encoding response regulator transcription factor, whose amino-acid sequence is MEHLLVIDDDPAVTSLLRRGFSYEGFSVATAARGEAGLTSAKEETPDLVILDMMMPGIGGLEVLKRLKASYPKLPVILLTAKDATVDQVQGFESGADDYVVKPFTFEILLARVRVLLRRHHPEKSVLLKFADLVLDANEHQVHRSKRQIALTGLEFKLLQLFLEHPRQVLSKDVLLDKVWGYDFGGNANVVEVYVMQLRQKLEEKSEPRLIHTVRGAGYILKEE